One genomic segment of Gammaproteobacteria bacterium includes these proteins:
- a CDS encoding flagellin, whose product MSLVINTNIASMNAQNNLSKSQSALDQALSRLSSGLRINSPADDPAGYAIAQRMTSQINGFNQAVRNANDGISFAQVANGALNTVTDSLQRIRTLAIQAANSTNSPQDRQALNSEVQQSIQQVNSTAQSTQFNGQSILNGSLSSLTFQVGANAGQTITTQGLDVRGQNLGASYGDGNSVLTSEISGLGSITIAGSSASASVDLSSATSVSDVAAAINNVSSETGVYAQRADTTKGTFSYTNSGASTITVNGVDVSVAAGATETDVISAINAYSDQTGVTAKDNGGNIDLSNSSGADITVAASTTDFQALDSTGANVALNAGAETFSAGIELYTKVGGSITVTDNAGLDAAKVGIASVTASNTLTLNSASVSTEGDAKNAIKAMDFALSQLSRFGGQLGAMQSRFQATISNLQTASQNTEAARSRIQDANFASETASLSRAKILQQAGVAMVAQANAQPQIALSLLK is encoded by the coding sequence ATGTCGCTCGTAATCAACACCAACATCGCGTCGATGAACGCGCAAAACAACCTGAGCAAGTCGCAGAGTGCGTTGGATCAGGCGCTGTCCCGTCTGTCCTCCGGTCTGCGTATCAACAGCCCGGCCGACGATCCGGCAGGCTATGCGATCGCTCAGCGTATGACCTCGCAGATCAACGGCTTTAACCAGGCCGTGCGTAATGCGAACGACGGCATCTCTTTCGCCCAGGTTGCGAACGGTGCGCTGAACACCGTCACCGATTCGCTGCAGCGGATTCGTACCCTGGCGATCCAGGCCGCCAACTCCACCAACTCGCCGCAGGACCGCCAGGCCCTCAACTCCGAGGTGCAGCAGTCCATCCAGCAGGTGAACAGCACGGCGCAGTCCACCCAGTTCAACGGCCAATCGATCCTCAACGGCAGCCTGAGCTCGCTGACCTTCCAGGTCGGTGCCAACGCCGGACAGACCATCACCACGCAGGGCCTGGACGTGCGCGGCCAGAACCTGGGTGCATCCTACGGTGACGGCAACAGCGTGCTGACCTCCGAGATCAGCGGTCTCGGCAGCATCACCATCGCGGGCAGCAGCGCCTCCGCCTCGGTGGATCTGAGCAGCGCCACGAGCGTGTCCGACGTCGCCGCCGCGATCAACAACGTGAGCAGCGAAACCGGCGTCTACGCGCAGCGTGCCGACACCACCAAGGGCACCTTCTCCTACACCAACAGCGGCGCGTCCACGATCACCGTCAACGGTGTGGACGTCAGCGTGGCCGCCGGTGCGACGGAAACCGACGTGATCAGCGCCATCAACGCCTACAGCGATCAGACCGGTGTGACCGCCAAGGACAACGGTGGCAACATCGACCTGTCCAACAGCTCGGGCGCCGACATCACGGTGGCGGCTAGCACCACCGACTTCCAGGCCCTGGATTCCACCGGCGCGAACGTCGCGTTGAACGCCGGTGCTGAGACCTTCAGCGCCGGTATCGAGCTGTACACCAAGGTCGGCGGTTCCATCACCGTGACCGACAACGCGGGCCTGGATGCGGCCAAGGTCGGTATCGCTTCGGTGACGGCGAGCAACACCCTGACCCTGAACAGCGCCAGCGTGTCGACCGAGGGCGACGCCAAGAACGCCATCAAGGCGATGGATTTCGCCCTGTCCCAGCTGAGCCGTTTCGGTGGCCAGCTCGGTGCCATGCAGTCGCGCTTCCAGGCGACCATCTCGAACCTGCAGACGGCGTCTCAGAACACCGAGGCCGCCCGTTCGCGCATCCAGGATGCGAACTTCGCTTCCGAAACGGCTTCGCTGAGCCGCGCGAAGATCCTGCAGCAGGCCGGTGTGGCGATGGTGGCTCAGGCCAATGCCCAGCCCCAGATCGCACTTTCACTCCTCAAGTAA
- a CDS encoding flagellar protein FlaG, producing the protein MSQFINNVLAYGSLTGVNASAKSQATNPGESNTGKTLPAENGQGGKSGTANLEQAVVQVNDYLQTQRRNLEFSVDKASGETVIKVRDQDSGKVIRQIPAEYMLALAQSLHEAQKVSSTGLKIEG; encoded by the coding sequence ATGAGTCAGTTCATCAACAACGTCCTGGCCTACGGCAGTCTGACCGGCGTGAATGCGTCCGCCAAATCCCAGGCCACGAATCCCGGCGAATCGAATACCGGCAAGACCTTGCCGGCGGAGAACGGGCAGGGCGGCAAATCGGGGACCGCCAACCTCGAACAGGCCGTCGTTCAGGTTAACGATTATCTGCAGACCCAGCGCCGCAATCTGGAGTTCAGCGTGGACAAGGCCAGCGGCGAGACGGTGATCAAGGTGCGTGACCAGGATAGCGGCAAGGTCATCCGCCAGATTCCTGCCGAATACATGCTGGCACTGGCTCAGTCTTTGCATGAGGCCCAGAAGGTGTCATCCACCGGCCTCAAAATCGAAGGCTGA
- the flgL gene encoding flagellar hook-associated protein FlgL: MRISTSESYALGISLILDKQSQLAQTQQQLSTGKRIVNPADDPAGAAQALDLQSAIDTNTQYTHNGDAATARLNLEQSALGQVSNALQRVRTLVLQANNDSQTDESRASIASELSQSLKQLVSLGNTRDANGEYIFAGSQTTTQPFSIKPGGGFAYAGDNAQRFLQIDANRTLATNDPGSSVFMQILNGNGDFTATAAATNTGTGVIDPGQVIDASAYTHDTYQLQFVNGNTYNVVDTTTGTTLLSNQTYQGGESISFAGIQTSIKGAPAAGDIFTIAPSQQQDLFQTVQNVIDTLNTPTGSPASLAKLHNNINQGLVALDQGLGRMVNVQAAVGSRLTSVQSQQQLQQDWGVQLKTAQSGIQDLDYAKAVSQLNLQLTGLQAAQKTYLQVQGLSLFKYL; encoded by the coding sequence ATGCGTATCTCGACCAGTGAAAGCTACGCCCTCGGTATCAGCCTGATCCTGGACAAGCAAAGCCAGCTGGCCCAAACCCAGCAGCAGCTGTCCACCGGCAAGCGCATCGTCAATCCGGCCGACGATCCGGCGGGTGCAGCACAGGCGCTCGACCTGCAAAGCGCCATCGACACCAATACCCAGTACACGCACAACGGCGATGCGGCCACGGCCCGGCTCAACCTGGAACAAAGTGCGCTCGGCCAGGTGAGCAACGCACTGCAGCGCGTGCGTACCCTGGTGTTGCAGGCCAACAATGATTCTCAAACGGACGAAAGCCGGGCGAGCATCGCCAGCGAACTGAGCCAGTCGCTCAAGCAGCTGGTCTCCCTGGGCAATACCCGCGATGCAAACGGCGAATACATTTTCGCCGGCTCACAAACCACCACGCAGCCGTTTTCCATCAAACCCGGTGGTGGGTTTGCCTATGCGGGCGACAATGCCCAGCGTTTTTTGCAGATCGACGCCAACCGCACACTAGCCACCAACGATCCCGGCAGCAGCGTGTTCATGCAGATCCTCAACGGCAACGGCGATTTCACCGCGACCGCTGCGGCGACCAACACCGGCACCGGCGTCATCGACCCCGGGCAGGTGATCGATGCCTCTGCCTATACGCACGACACCTATCAGCTGCAGTTCGTGAACGGCAATACCTATAACGTGGTCGATACCACGACCGGTACCACGCTGCTCAGCAATCAGACCTATCAAGGCGGCGAATCGATCAGCTTTGCCGGGATCCAGACATCCATCAAAGGCGCACCGGCGGCAGGCGACATTTTCACCATCGCGCCCAGCCAGCAGCAGGATCTGTTTCAGACGGTGCAGAACGTCATCGATACCCTGAATACGCCGACCGGCAGTCCCGCCAGTCTGGCGAAACTGCACAACAACATAAACCAGGGTCTGGTGGCGCTCGATCAGGGTCTGGGACGAATGGTCAATGTGCAGGCGGCGGTGGGTTCACGGCTGACTTCCGTGCAGAGCCAGCAACAGCTTCAGCAGGACTGGGGCGTGCAGCTCAAGACGGCGCAGTCAGGCATACAGGATCTCGATTACGCCAAGGCGGTCAGTCAGCTGAACCTGCAGCTGACCGGCCTGCAGGCCGCGCAGAAGACCTACCTCCAGGTGCAGGGACTGTCGTTGTTCAAGTATTTGTGA
- the flgK gene encoding flagellar hook-associated protein FlgK, whose protein sequence is MASSDILGIGTSALLAYQRALQTTSHNIANVNTDGYSRQRVDQTSNEPALAGNYYLGSGTQIAGVQRMVSQFANNQVNDATSANSRYQTYSQYAAQVDNLLADSSAGLQPALQGFFDAVHGVANDPNSIPARQDLLSQAQVLVGRFQTLYQQIDSGRVQVNSELTNEVDTINGLATQIAQLNSQIVSSPQNGPAGQPNDLLDKRDALLKQLAGHVSVKTVTQSDGSVNVMIGTGQALVVGGNTTRLAVQGVSGDPGQLDLVFQTSSGNVPVGNVIAGGKLGGLLDARNQVVIPAENALGRLAVGLAEQFNVQQHQGVDLTGAFGSDFFTVPTPKVFSAPTNAATSGQPSVSISDPAALTAKDYQLSYDGSNWTLRNATTNQTVTMTGAGTAANPFVADGLSIVVPSTVTAGDRFQIEPTRQAAQSIGLAIDDPRQVAAAAPVVSAAAGTNTGTATVSTAQVTNIADPNLRHDVTITLNNPPNTYTLTDNTSGATVTNAYNPAGTTVAYNGWQVTLGGAAQAGDSFSVGATGPGDNGNALALAGIQQQRYLQSGTATLGDTYSQLVAQVGSNTQAAQSNAATQQSLLDQATSIQQSISGVNLDEEAAQLVKYQQAYQASAKVISTANTLFQSLLSAVRGG, encoded by the coding sequence ATGGCCTCATCGGATATTCTGGGTATCGGTACCTCGGCGCTGCTGGCCTACCAGCGGGCGTTGCAGACGACCAGCCACAATATCGCCAACGTCAATACCGACGGCTACAGCCGTCAACGCGTGGATCAGACCAGCAACGAACCGGCGCTGGCGGGCAATTACTACCTCGGCAGCGGGACGCAGATCGCCGGCGTGCAACGCATGGTCAGCCAGTTCGCCAACAACCAGGTGAACGACGCGACCTCGGCCAACAGCCGCTATCAGACCTACAGCCAGTACGCCGCGCAGGTGGACAACCTGCTGGCCGATTCCAGCGCCGGCCTGCAGCCCGCGCTGCAGGGCTTTTTCGATGCCGTGCACGGCGTGGCGAACGATCCCAACTCGATCCCGGCGCGTCAGGACCTGCTCAGCCAGGCGCAGGTCCTGGTCGGCCGCTTCCAGACCCTGTACCAGCAGATCGACAGCGGCCGTGTCCAGGTCAACAGCGAGCTGACCAACGAGGTCGACACCATCAACGGGCTGGCCACCCAGATCGCGCAGTTGAACAGTCAGATCGTTTCGTCCCCTCAAAATGGTCCGGCCGGCCAGCCGAACGACCTGCTCGACAAGCGCGACGCGCTGCTCAAGCAACTGGCCGGGCACGTCAGCGTCAAGACCGTCACGCAAAGCGACGGTTCGGTGAACGTGATGATCGGCACCGGCCAGGCGCTGGTGGTCGGCGGCAACACCACCCGTTTGGCCGTGCAGGGCGTCAGTGGCGATCCCGGCCAGCTCGACCTGGTGTTCCAGACCAGCAGCGGCAACGTGCCGGTCGGCAACGTGATTGCCGGCGGCAAGCTGGGCGGTCTGCTGGATGCCCGCAATCAGGTGGTGATCCCCGCAGAGAACGCTCTGGGCCGCCTGGCCGTCGGTCTGGCCGAGCAGTTCAATGTCCAGCAGCATCAGGGGGTTGATCTGACCGGCGCTTTCGGCAGCGATTTCTTCACCGTGCCCACGCCGAAGGTGTTTTCGGCCCCGACCAACGCAGCTACCAGTGGCCAGCCCAGCGTGTCGATCAGCGATCCCGCCGCGTTGACCGCCAAGGATTATCAGCTCAGCTACGACGGCAGTAACTGGACGCTCAGAAATGCGACCACCAACCAGACGGTGACCATGACCGGTGCCGGAACCGCAGCCAATCCCTTCGTGGCGGACGGGCTGAGTATTGTGGTGCCGAGCACCGTCACCGCCGGTGACCGATTTCAGATCGAGCCGACGCGGCAGGCCGCACAGTCCATCGGACTGGCCATCGACGATCCGCGCCAGGTCGCGGCCGCCGCCCCGGTGGTCAGTGCCGCGGCCGGAACCAACACGGGCACGGCGACCGTATCGACGGCGCAGGTGACCAACATCGCCGATCCCAATCTGCGCCACGACGTGACCATCACGTTGAACAATCCGCCCAACACCTACACCCTGACCGACAACACCAGCGGTGCGACCGTGACCAACGCGTACAACCCGGCGGGCACGACCGTCGCCTACAACGGCTGGCAGGTCACACTGGGCGGTGCGGCGCAGGCGGGCGACAGCTTTTCGGTCGGCGCGACCGGTCCGGGCGACAACGGCAACGCCCTGGCGCTGGCGGGCATCCAGCAGCAGCGTTACCTGCAGAGTGGTACCGCCACGCTGGGCGATACCTACAGTCAGCTCGTCGCGCAGGTCGGCAGCAACACGCAGGCTGCGCAGAGCAACGCCGCCACCCAGCAGTCGCTGCTCGATCAGGCAACCTCCATCCAGCAATCCATTTCGGGGGTGAATCTGGATGAAGAGGCGGCCCAGCTGGTCAAGTATCAGCAGGCGTACCAGGCGTCGGCGAAGGTGATCTCCACTGCCAACACGCTGTTCCAGTCCCTGTTGTCCGCAGTGCGCGGAGGTTGA
- a CDS encoding sigma-54 dependent transcriptional regulator, whose protein sequence is MSARLDDLDTAGLKKAAPTVILADSCEDRLSMLEAILGFLGYRPVRFDENVDTVCCALIINTLADEQMLNHALAWRKRTNESLPLITLGDRRGVKGVIDPMAALLWPPDSSEFIMVLEKARALQSVQTSLANVVNTSEAGQSDRLDRILIGRSQGMQRLRRLIEHVAATDATVLLQGETGTGKEVAAAALHYSSTRRDKPFVAINCGAIPPELLESELFGHEKGAFTGAITSRQGRFELAQGGTLFLDEIGDMPLAMQVKLLRVLQERTFERVGSNKSISADVRVIAATHRNLDEAIHEGSFREDLYYRLQVFPLELPALRERKVDIPLLADHFIQRLKQDGRSGVMLSAGVVKALQEYDWPGNVRELANLVERLSILIPDGVAEVSDLPAKFLERVGIPDTTAAYLESAANQEPVVGIAALPETSFDLREYLSQLEVSFIRQALEEAGGVVARAAERLGMRRTTLVEKLRKYDITRSDEMTEC, encoded by the coding sequence ATGTCTGCACGACTCGATGACCTTGATACCGCGGGACTGAAAAAGGCAGCGCCAACCGTCATTCTGGCCGACTCTTGCGAGGACCGGCTGAGCATGCTCGAAGCGATTCTCGGCTTTCTCGGCTACCGGCCGGTTCGCTTCGATGAGAATGTCGACACCGTTTGTTGTGCGCTGATCATCAACACGCTAGCGGACGAGCAGATGCTGAACCACGCCCTGGCGTGGCGCAAGCGTACCAACGAGTCTCTGCCGCTCATCACCCTGGGTGACCGGCGCGGCGTCAAGGGTGTCATCGACCCCATGGCCGCCTTGCTCTGGCCGCCCGATTCTTCCGAATTCATCATGGTGCTGGAAAAGGCCAGGGCCCTGCAGTCGGTACAAACATCGCTCGCGAATGTGGTGAATACATCCGAGGCGGGTCAGAGCGACAGGCTGGATCGGATTCTGATCGGCCGCAGTCAGGGCATGCAGCGCCTGCGCCGTTTGATCGAACACGTGGCGGCCACCGACGCCACCGTCCTGCTGCAGGGGGAAACCGGGACCGGCAAGGAGGTTGCGGCCGCGGCCTTGCACTATTCCTCCACCCGGCGCGACAAACCCTTCGTCGCCATCAACTGCGGTGCGATTCCGCCGGAACTGTTGGAGAGCGAGCTGTTCGGGCATGAGAAGGGCGCCTTCACCGGAGCCATCACTTCCCGCCAGGGGCGTTTCGAACTGGCGCAGGGCGGTACCCTGTTTCTCGACGAGATCGGCGACATGCCGTTGGCCATGCAGGTCAAACTGTTGCGGGTGCTGCAGGAACGCACCTTCGAACGGGTGGGCAGCAACAAGAGCATTTCCGCCGACGTGCGGGTAATCGCCGCGACTCACCGCAATCTGGATGAAGCCATCCACGAAGGCTCCTTCCGCGAAGACCTTTACTATCGGTTGCAGGTGTTTCCGCTGGAGCTGCCCGCACTGCGTGAACGCAAGGTGGACATCCCGCTGCTGGCGGATCATTTCATCCAGCGCCTGAAGCAAGATGGCCGCAGCGGTGTCATGTTGTCCGCCGGCGTGGTGAAGGCCCTGCAGGAATACGACTGGCCGGGCAATGTGCGCGAACTCGCCAATCTGGTCGAGCGCTTGTCGATTCTGATTCCCGACGGTGTCGCCGAAGTGAGCGATCTGCCCGCCAAGTTTCTGGAGCGGGTCGGCATTCCCGACACGACCGCTGCCTATCTCGAATCGGCGGCGAACCAGGAACCGGTGGTCGGTATCGCCGCGCTCCCGGAGACGAGCTTCGATCTGCGCGAATACCTCTCCCAGCTCGAGGTTTCCTTCATCCGCCAGGCGCTGGAAGAGGCGGGCGGTGTGGTGGCACGTGCGGCGGAGCGGCTCGGCATGCGCCGTACCACGCTGGTCGAGAAGCTGCGTAAGTACGACATCACGCGTTCCGACGAGATGACGGAATGTTGA
- the fliS gene encoding flagellar export chaperone FliS: protein MTQHPNQALNAYRQVGLAGHVASGETSPHTVIQLLMDGALDRISTARSAMAHRDLMRKAQVIPEAIRIIDGLRIHLDHERGGELAGNLAALYDYMSRRLIDANMNDDPQALDEVSGLLGEIKAGWDAIAPAAADGQGL, encoded by the coding sequence ATGACACAGCATCCAAACCAAGCCCTGAATGCATACCGACAGGTCGGCCTGGCCGGCCATGTGGCAAGCGGCGAGACCAGTCCGCATACCGTAATCCAGCTTTTGATGGACGGTGCGCTGGACAGAATCTCGACTGCGCGCAGCGCCATGGCGCACCGTGACCTGATGCGCAAGGCCCAGGTGATTCCCGAAGCGATCCGCATCATCGACGGCCTGCGGATCCATCTGGACCACGAACGCGGGGGCGAGCTTGCCGGCAACCTGGCCGCGCTTTACGACTACATGTCGCGGCGCTTGATCGATGCCAACATGAACGACGATCCGCAGGCGCTGGACGAGGTCAGCGGCCTGCTGGGCGAGATCAAGGCCGGTTGGGACGCGATCGCGCCTGCGGCAGCGGACGGGCAGGGTCTATGA
- a CDS encoding PilZ domain-containing protein: MDVVDNPLEQGVVYQASLPVAWRPLTEPPSEDRLLSLNESNCKLLRMLSVLDDQPPEIKDASPEIAQELIRLDSKLSLVLELVSEVLAHQLDVPEPTPVAVSEYGIEWQGTELPEVNRHVLVEVYLNVFFPRPLKVCAIVNAVTKQESGTAKILARFSGLSEDVRDGLAKLIFRHHRRLIASRRSV; this comes from the coding sequence ATGGACGTCGTGGATAATCCTCTCGAACAGGGCGTTGTCTATCAGGCATCGTTGCCGGTCGCCTGGCGGCCGCTGACGGAACCGCCTTCGGAAGACCGCCTGCTCAGCCTCAACGAGAGCAACTGCAAGCTGTTGCGGATGCTTTCGGTACTCGATGACCAGCCCCCGGAGATCAAGGACGCCAGTCCCGAGATTGCACAGGAACTGATCCGTCTCGACTCCAAACTCAGCCTCGTTCTCGAACTGGTGAGCGAGGTGCTTGCCCATCAGTTGGATGTCCCCGAACCTACACCCGTCGCCGTTTCCGAGTATGGAATCGAATGGCAGGGCACCGAGCTGCCGGAGGTAAATCGGCACGTTCTGGTGGAGGTTTATCTCAATGTTTTCTTCCCCCGCCCACTAAAGGTGTGCGCAATTGTGAACGCCGTCACAAAACAGGAAAGTGGTACCGCCAAAATACTGGCGCGCTTTTCGGGATTAAGTGAAGATGTTCGTGACGGTCTTGCCAAGCTGATCTTCAGACACCACCGAAGACTGATCGCCAGCCGTCGCAGTGTGTGA
- the fliD gene encoding flagellar filament capping protein FliD: protein MSGAISSPGIGSGIDVQSLVNQLLQADFGPQQTTLKNKASTLNAQLSAFGTLSSDVSSIGDSLSALKDLQLGYQASSSDSAVLTATTDSTATAGNYSISVTQLAQAQSLASASYSAPTDVVGTGTLTFQFGSYDNSTTPPTFTANAATSSKTITLDSSNNTLQGVATAINQANFGVSATIVNDGSGYRLALTSKSGTQNALQITAGDPSLAGLAYAGTDNTSGVSQTAAAQDAKLSVNGIAITGQSNTLSDVVQGVTLNLTGISSGVPVSLDVTPDSSAVTKKVQAFVDAYNGLANDVGKLASYDSKTKQAGLLLGDPTLRNLVSQFQNGVVQKIPGAGTGYATLMDLGVTANADGTLSLDSGKLTDAVNTDYGAVVTALQGAGKQLGTLVDNITGSGGILTSRTDTINTQLGNIQDQLSRLNTRMQAEQQSLLQEYAAMDTLVANLKSTGDYLTQQLSSIAAIGTSSSISSSSGG from the coding sequence ATGTCGGGAGCCATCAGTTCACCGGGAATCGGTTCAGGGATCGACGTTCAATCCCTGGTCAATCAGCTCTTGCAGGCGGACTTCGGCCCGCAGCAGACCACGCTGAAAAACAAGGCGAGCACGCTGAATGCACAGCTGTCCGCCTTCGGTACGCTAAGCAGCGACGTGTCGAGTATCGGCGACAGCCTGTCGGCACTGAAAGACCTGCAGCTGGGCTATCAGGCCAGCTCCAGCGACAGCGCGGTGTTGACCGCCACCACTGACAGCACGGCCACCGCCGGCAACTACAGTATCAGTGTGACGCAGTTGGCGCAGGCGCAAAGCCTGGCCAGCGCATCCTACAGCGCGCCGACCGATGTCGTCGGGACCGGAACGCTGACCTTCCAGTTCGGCAGCTACGACAACAGCACGACGCCGCCCACGTTCACGGCCAATGCCGCGACGTCGAGCAAGACGATCACGCTCGACAGTTCCAACAACACCCTGCAGGGTGTGGCGACGGCGATCAATCAGGCCAACTTCGGCGTCTCGGCCACCATCGTCAACGATGGCTCGGGTTACCGGTTGGCCCTGACCTCGAAGAGCGGCACGCAAAACGCCCTGCAGATTACCGCCGGCGATCCGTCCCTTGCGGGCCTGGCCTATGCCGGCACGGACAATACCTCCGGCGTGAGCCAGACCGCGGCCGCGCAGGATGCCAAGCTGAGCGTGAATGGCATCGCCATCACCGGACAAAGCAACACCCTGAGCGATGTCGTCCAGGGCGTGACCCTCAATCTCACCGGCATCAGCAGCGGCGTGCCGGTGTCGCTCGATGTCACGCCGGACAGCAGCGCCGTGACGAAAAAGGTCCAGGCCTTCGTCGATGCCTACAACGGTCTGGCCAACGACGTCGGAAAGCTGGCGTCCTACGACAGCAAGACCAAGCAGGCCGGACTGCTGCTCGGCGATCCGACCCTGCGCAATCTGGTCTCCCAGTTTCAAAACGGCGTGGTGCAGAAAATCCCCGGCGCCGGCACCGGCTATGCCACGCTCATGGACCTGGGGGTGACCGCCAACGCCGACGGTACCCTGAGCCTGGACAGCGGCAAGCTGACCGACGCGGTGAACACCGACTACGGCGCCGTGGTGACCGCCCTGCAGGGCGCCGGCAAGCAGCTTGGCACCCTGGTGGACAACATCACCGGCAGCGGCGGCATCCTGACCTCGCGTACCGACACCATCAACACACAGCTCGGCAATATTCAGGATCAGCTGAGCCGGCTGAATACCCGGATGCAGGCCGAACAGCAATCTCTGCTGCAGGAATACGCCGCGATGGACACGCTGGTCGCCAACCTCAAGAGCACGGGGGACTACCTGACCCAGCAGCTTTCGAGCATTGCGGCAATCGGCACCAGTTCGAGCATCAGTTCCTCCAGTGGCGGTTGA
- a CDS encoding methyl-accepting chemotaxis protein yields the protein MIRFIGSSLRNKLIVITGSGTVLLLGSSLYGLWVASSGLHDIAHYQKGHTSLPAIQAIAQHAEDRISLSMALMGVAIVISFIWFMYFMRRSILRPTAALVQDLQRLADGDFTHSVEVITRDELGRIAESAGGMQRHLGSMIGQVRDAADEVCRSVLRLREITESTESSLSQQDMELDQVATAMNQMAATSQEVSRHAADTAKATHDAQELSHQGALASTSAMTGIDSLVGRVRKAVELIGRVEKQTEDISKILEVITQITEQTNLLALNAAIEAARAGEQGRGFAVVADEVRSLANRTRSSTAEIQTMIEGLQGGAREAVEFMAHVREDADRSEQQVEEAAESLGEIAHAIKTIDTMSTQIATAAEEQRAVSEEVNNNLLVISEGIGKLRTSSMQAAEESRHQERLSIDVTQIMERFRLDDKRD from the coding sequence ATGATACGTTTCATCGGCAGCAGTTTACGCAACAAATTGATCGTGATTACAGGCTCGGGAACGGTATTGTTGTTGGGTTCCTCCCTGTATGGACTGTGGGTGGCATCAAGCGGGTTGCATGACATCGCCCACTATCAGAAAGGTCATACCAGCCTGCCGGCTATCCAGGCCATCGCGCAGCACGCCGAGGACAGGATCTCCCTGAGCATGGCGTTGATGGGGGTCGCGATCGTCATCTCGTTTATCTGGTTCATGTATTTCATGCGGCGCTCGATCCTGCGCCCGACCGCCGCGCTGGTGCAGGACCTGCAGCGGCTCGCCGACGGCGACTTCACTCATTCCGTAGAAGTCATCACCCGTGACGAATTGGGCCGCATCGCGGAAAGCGCCGGCGGCATGCAGCGGCACCTGGGCAGTATGATCGGGCAGGTGCGCGACGCCGCCGACGAGGTCTGCAGGTCGGTGTTGAGGTTGCGCGAAATCACCGAATCAACGGAATCGTCCCTGTCGCAACAGGACATGGAACTCGACCAGGTGGCGACGGCCATGAATCAGATGGCGGCGACCAGTCAGGAGGTTTCGCGTCATGCAGCGGATACGGCCAAGGCCACGCATGATGCCCAGGAACTGTCGCATCAGGGGGCGCTCGCCTCGACGTCGGCGATGACCGGTATCGACAGTCTGGTGGGGCGGGTGCGCAAGGCCGTGGAACTCATTGGGCGGGTCGAAAAGCAGACCGAGGACATCAGCAAGATTCTGGAGGTGATCACGCAGATCACCGAGCAGACCAACCTGCTGGCGCTGAACGCGGCCATCGAGGCCGCGCGCGCCGGCGAGCAGGGCAGGGGCTTTGCCGTGGTCGCCGACGAAGTACGCTCGCTGGCCAACCGTACCCGCAGCTCGACGGCCGAGATTCAGACCATGATCGAAGGTCTGCAGGGCGGTGCCCGGGAGGCGGTCGAATTCATGGCGCACGTGCGTGAGGACGCCGACAGAAGCGAACAGCAGGTGGAAGAGGCGGCGGAGTCCCTGGGCGAGATCGCGCATGCGATCAAGACCATCGATACCATGAGTACCCAGATCGCGACGGCGGCCGAAGAACAGCGCGCCGTGTCCGAAGAAGTGAACAACAACCTGCTGGTCATCAGCGAAGGCATCGGCAAGCTGCGCACGAGTTCCATGCAGGCCGCCGAGGAGAGTCGTCACCAGGAGAGACTCTCGATCGATGTGACGCAGATCATGGAGCGCTTCCGGCTGGATGACAAACGGGACTGA